The Vicia villosa cultivar HV-30 ecotype Madison, WI unplaced genomic scaffold, Vvil1.0 ctg.000673F_1_1, whole genome shotgun sequence DNA window TTGTTGTGTCTGTAATAGTCAATTTGTATTTTCTATGGAAATGTAATTGTTGAATCAGTGTTTGGAATGATCATTTTGGATGTAATGTTGTTGGTACGAAATCTGAGTttgttaattgttgaatttgaattagttaaatgtaatgtttgttaatCTGAGTTGGATGTAATGTGAGTTGGATGTAATGTTTTGTTGTATCAGTGTGTTTTTTATGGCCAATATGTATTAATGTTGTATCAGTTATTCTCATTCAATTATAATCTGTTTTTTTGTTTACACCAGTTGACATATATGTGTCTATAATTTGGCTATATTTTGTctatattttactataaaatttGACATATAGTTGACTATAAAATGTGTCATTAAAGTGACATATAATTCATCTTTAAACCGACCTGTAAAACACATATACTTGACCATAAAATTTGATCAGTACTTGTCATATAAAATCACCTACTAATGACTTATAATTGGTCTCCAAAATTTGCACAAAAAACCATTGACATAACATTAGTTTTGATACATATGTTCACAAAACACAAGGCAGATAGCAGTAACATGAAAATAGTTAGAGGACTAGCCTCACTAACATTACAAACATAACATTTTTCCTACTGAGTTCATTCAAACTAAACAACATGGCATCACTAAGTCATCCTACTGAGTCATCCTTTTGCAAATGGCCTCCCAATCTTCTGACTGCTTCCCACCCATGGATTGGTCTGAGGTTGCTTCATCTTCATAAATGACCAAAGGGTCATCAGGCTTCTTTCCAGGGCCAGGTATATTCTTTGTTTTTATGGTCCTAAGTCTGTCACTCTGCCTTTTTTGAACACCCATATCAACAATCTTCTTGGGCTTATGCTTCTGGATTGGTTTTTTGACCTAGTAATAATGAACAAGTACAGTTAATCTATATGAATCAGTCATTTAAAAAAGTGTGAAGTGTCCAAATAAGACTTACAGGTTCTGAACATGTTGGCCTGGATGAAGAAGAAGCAGTGGATTTGGAAGTTTTCTTGACCACCTTTGGAGCTTTACCAACAAAAGTTTTGACTGTTCTTTTCACAGGAGATGTGTCAACATTCAATGGTTGAACATCTagaatttcatcatcatcaagaatcttAGCCAATGTTTCAGCATCTATACCACAATACTTTTTAAGAGACGACTGTGAATCATTGATGTCAGTATTGGGAGCATCTTGAACATCATCTTGTACAGGGACAGCATCTTGAACATCATCTTGAACAGGGTCAGCATCTTGCACAGGGATATCAGCTTGTACATCAGCCTTTTCAGGAACAGAATCAGGAACTGGAACATCATCTTGCATAGGAATATCAGCTTGGacatcatccttttcaggaactgCATCAGGAACAGCATTTGCAGCTGCATCACATTCTGGTTCAACAGTCTTAGATTTTTTTGTCTTGGGTGCCactttatctttctttttcttgttgatAGACCCTGTAGGCCTCCCCTGAAAAAATTCATAAGACATATGTCAGTCTCATAAACTAAAAAATGcaggaaaaaagaaataattaagttaGTTCCAATACCCTTTTTTTGCTTGTTTGACTAGCCTGAGTAGGAGCCTCTTGTGTTGGAGCCTCTTGTGTTGGAGCCTCTTGTGTTGGAGCCTCTTGTGATGTTCTTGCAGCAGATACAACAACTATTTGCTTATTTTTCTTGCAGGTCCTCTTGTTATGACCTAGTACAAAGCATATCTTGCATCTGTGGGATGTATTTGTTCTTTGCCACTTGGTTTGATTTGCCTCATCAGGTTCTCTCCTGCGTAGTTTTTTGGGCCTCCCTGGGCCACGTTTGAACAATGGTGGAATGATAATAGGATGTGCTGTCTTAGGCCACTTATTTTGCCCATTCAAAGGTGTTATCACCTCACTATAACAGTGTTCATAAGTGGTCCTAAGATAACATTTGTGCACATACTTAACTGGGTCATCAACTTTCCTATGAATGGCTGCTACAACATGCCTACATGGTATCCCAATCAACTCCCAATAGTTACATGAACAAGTGTGTTTTTCTAGGTCCACTACAAAGCTATCAGTGAAAAGCACATGTGTTACCTGAAATGTTAACCTACCAGCATACGTAGCTATCCAACTAGCACTTTTCTCTATTTCTCTATCTAGTCTCCTTAATGGTTTGGTCATTACATAACCCTTATAAGCATTCACCTTTTCCCTAAGTGTTGCAAACCTACCCATCAAGTAGTTTCTGATCCACTCAAACATTGTTATAATTGGTTTGTCTCTTTGCAAAAGTATGGTAGCATTAAATGATTCACTAAGATTATTCATTAAAACATCACATTTTGAGTAGAAAGGAAATGCATGCTTACACCACTTGTGTTTGGGGATTGCCTGCAGCCACTCATAAGCATCCACATTTGCTTCCTTGATCATGAGCATCTTTGCCTCATGTGCCTCATAATAAGTTGCCTTAGCAGCAGCCATCATTAGATCCCTAAACAATGTCCCTCCACCAAACTTCTTTTTGAAGTTAGCATAAAGATGCCTTAAACAGAATCTATGCTCAAAGGAAGGATACTCCTCATCAAACACATTGACCAGACCCTGAAACAAATACAAATACTTTTAAGTAAATATTGTATAACATAAATACTTTGTATTTTAAGTAAACAACATAAATATTGTACCTTTTGCTGGTCAGAGATAAAACATCATCTTCCATCACCAATATCTTCCAACAACAACTTCATGAACCAGCTCCAAGTGTTCTTTGATTCATTTTCTACAACTGCAAATGCAATTGGCAAGTACTGATCATTTGGATCTCTTCCTACAGCAATGAGCAGAATTCCACCATATTTATGCTTCAAGTGACATCCATCCAATCCAATGAAAGGTCTACATGCTTTTTTTAATGCCATCTTAGTCCCATCAAAACACATATAACACTTCTCAAATCTTGGATTTAACCCTTCACCAGCACATGTTGTATTGAGTTTGAATGTATTCCCTGGGGATGCCCTTCTTAACTCAGCACCATAAGACCAAAGGAGGTTGAATTGCTGACTAGAGTCACCTTCCACAATCTGTCTAGCAATCTGCCTTGCCTTGAATGCCCTACAACCTGGAATTTCTGTTGCATATCTAAGCCTAACATCTGCCACCACATCATTCAACTTCATCTTTGTGTTGTTCTTCAACCCATCAACAATGACCTTAGCCACCCAATCAGCTTTAGCACATCTATTAAAGAACTGTCTTCCACACTTGTGCTTAGAATACAAGGTTTTAATCCTAAAAGTAGTGGATGTTAGGACTCTACTACATAGCACAGTGTAATCACACTTCTCCTTATCCTTACATACAACCCTACATCTATTGGCATCATTCTTTACAAACTTAACTTCCCTCCCATTAAGAACATTGTGCTCTAGTATAGCATCTTTAAACTGCTTAAGTGAACGAAACTCCATTCCAACtttaaaaacaaaatcttttGTGAAAGATTCTTCTGCATTGAACCTTATAACACATGGTCTGTCATCACCACTATCATCATCAGCTCCACTGTCCAATTCATCTGTCATGTATTCCTCCTCAATTACACGTGCCTTGCCCATCTCATCTGTAATAAATATGTTATTGTCTGTTTCATTAGGGACAGCATTGTTTGTAACAGGTGGACTCCTGACTTCACTAGTTTTACCTACACCCACTAGTTCCTCAAAGTCATCTTCAAACCCATTCATCCTTTCTTCCTCACTGTCATCAAAGTGTACATCCTTGATACTCTCATCACTTGAATCTCCACTGCATTCATGTAATGGTTCCTTCTCTGATGCACAAGCCTTACCCTTCCCTTTTTGCCTAACATATTCCATAAAAGTCAGCTCTCCTTCATCTGGTTTTGGCTCACAATATATCTCAACTTCAGCTCCATGACCAACAGCATAAGCAGCCAACTCAGCAGAATCTCCATCATCTCTGAATGGATTTAAATCAGCTTCAAATGATCCTGCTTCATGTTTCCACCACATCTTAACcatctcaaaatcaaattcagGGTCAATACTCTTAACTAAATCACAGGCCTCAAAGAAAGACCAATAGTCACTATCTTGACCACTAAAAGCATACATGTCCCCACCATCGTATTTCAGTTCAGGGTCTTTTACAAACTTGCCCCTTGTGTAGAAAATAACTTTAAACTTAGACATTTCCTGTTAGGTCAACacaatacttaattcattttcTAACTAGGGAAACacaatacttaattcattttcTAACTAGGGCAACAAAAAACGACAGATAAAGTACATATGCTGTACTCAACAGATACGACTAAATAATCAAAATCTTTGTCCTATAGTAGTTAATGTTTGTTTAACAACCACTATGATTAGAAAATAGCAAAAAGTCTAAGAAAGATGAACCATTCACATACCTGGTCCACGCAAAAGAGAACGAACGACCCAGCTCCAATATGCTTCGTTTTGGGACCACAAGATGCTTCGTTTTGGGACCACAAGATGCTTCGTATTAGGACCACAAAGATTCTTCTTGTCTGGGTTGTTGGGACCACGATGGAAGTTGGAAGAGAGAAGTGTTATCTAGGGTTTGCAGTTGAAAAGAGGAGAGCTTGAGTGAAAAAGAAAGACTTAATCTGTGGGTGAGATTTTGTTTAAGAGATTTAACCCTTATCATTTCCACGTTGGCGAATCAGAAAGAAATAATATCCACGTATGCGTTACACGTCAccctccgttagtggaatctaacgggagggactcTTAATGGGGACGGAAAAACTTACAGGAACCAAAGTTCGAAGGaaatttttgtagggactaaaactggAAAGTGCCATATTtacagggactaaaaacttatttaacccaaataaataatgaaataatgAATGATAGTGAAAGATGTGATTTTTTTAATCGAAAGAATAAAAATTGATATGGAAAGTTGTGATTGTGTGAATATAAAGAGTGTCTATTCCAATTCCTAATTTACGTATCAATCGTGTAGTGTAACAATAAATTAGtcatattttcaaattcaaattctacattaataaataaaataaattagtttgaccTTTAATTTTTCTCACGATTAAAAAAATATCTTAACAAATTGTTATGGGATGACAcatcaacataattaattatcaaatgAATGTGGTAACAGCATAATTGATTAGTTTTTTTATCcttgaaattataaaaattataatattttatcaaaaGATTACACTTAAAATTTCCAAGTATTTCATTTTTAATAGACTGATAATAGATAATGTGTTACAAAAATCCTCTAGCAAGTTACTTAAACAAACTTGAAATATCACGAGCTCTTTTGATTTATCAACATTTTTTAAGATTATACAATTAAATTTAACACAACTAAATTGTAAGAGGAGGTTGCAAGTTGCAACCATTTCTTTTGGGATTTTTATCATCTTTcatgataatatatataaaaaatatttgagtgGCCGCACAAAGTATAATTTATGGTCTGGCCTGCATTAGATAAAGGTTAGGTCAGATATTTGTCTACACAAAAGTAAGATCGATAGGTTTAAATGTGTACTTTTACATTTTGAACTAAAAaagaatttcttttaaaaaaaatcatactaaattataatcctaaaaGTTCTTCCCATCAAAATTTCCCGCCAAAACTTTTAATAAATCAtaaatatcaaaattaaataaaataattaattaactataaattaaataattaattaattaaatgagttAAAAACTCCCActactttaaaaataatttcttaattattataatcaatttaaaaaatggttcaaattagtgattttattttttaaataataaaataatatttgtttcatAATCATTCCACTAACTGTTGAAAATTCTATCTCCACGTAATTTTTCTCTCTCCCATAACTCACATTTATTccgtaataattaataataataattaatagttaCTAATTAATTCTATATATGTAtaattaaaagtaataaaaaagtTACAAAAGTAATGTCTCTAATAAACTTAATCCACACGTTCTAAATAAAAAATGCCCACTATCAATTacattttttcaaataaatattaattaatttattaaaattaatctaCATAAAATGAATATTGTTCCTAATAAATTGCATAAGCCCCACTCCTAATAAAATGCACACATTCCAAATAAAAAACGGTTTCCCTTATGTTTGCAAAATAACAACTCCATCAATTCCATTTCATAACCAATCTCACCCACTCACTCACCTATTTATCTCAATGGGAGTTATCCATacaatcacatttttttttcaattaatcattaataataattaaataattaattttaaaatataataatcatttaatattcattttaaaaaatataataataaattaatattcaattaaaattaataataattttcacAAACTTCATTCCACTACTTCCATTTATGAtctctcatttttttaattaagaactaattaaaaaaataatccactAAATCATAGCACTCACCACTAACTATCAATTTCCTCAAAAATAACCATCAATTTTCTTTCACTACAAATATATCTCAATGGGAGTTGTCCACACCATTTTCTTTGTACAAATTCATTATTTTCTCCTAAGAGAGTTGTCTGCACAATTTCGTTTTTACAGATGTATtcttcttttatttcctttttttattattcaattgcAATAGTATTTTCAACACAACTAACGAATTTGTACTATCTTTataatatgttatttataatatttttgtgattttctttgttcaagtttattcttcattatttttttttaattattattattgtgatttgtctttattttttaattttttttttcaattcttaaTTTTACTGTTTTTTGCTAATTTTTTATCAAAGTTTTTTAGTTACAGATTTTAAATTATCACAAACTATATTTTTGGGTaaagaaatttaattttttatttcttcaatttttaattttattgttattttctaatttttatcatttttataggTACAAATTTTAAGTTATGACAAACGGTACCTTTTGGTAAAGAAATTGTTGAATATGTTTTTTGAAATCAATCTTTAATGACTTTGGATGTGTGTATGAATAGTTTAGAGTTTCTTATATTTTATTCATCTTTTTTTAAAAGTGGTCATTATAATAGTTTGTGTTGGAATGAACAACCACcttaaagagaaaattttaaattattaatacaatgagtaatgctatttagtacgaagaaatttgaagaagaaatgcaatattatgtatttattttgaatttttttgaatacTTCTTTTAGTTTATTTTGTGCGGAAAAAAGAACTACTTTTAATTATAGTGATCAAGgttaaaacatttttttcttctctaatttatgtttgatttttcgcttaatatattgatattttgttatattaaaaatttaaagtaTATTTATGttcattaattattattgttattgttactattattatttattaatttattgcagttttactaaaaaaaattgcaaaaaaaattccAAATACTTTAAATGGCAGTGATCAATATTAAAATACTTCTCTTTCTCTAATATATGcttgatttattttcttaaaatattaatatttttttataataaaatttcggTTACGACCCAATTAGTTGATACTTAAAAGCATTCTTTATTTTGTTCAaggataattttttaattttaacttatGATCTAACAAATTCTTTTTAAATTTCAACTGAGTCAATTTGTTTTACTCATATTATTTGTAATGACTATAATAAAGTTCAAGCATACTTTTTGAAGTAGGTTGGAGTTTATCTTCCACAATTTATTTTCTCACGTGCACAATTATATGATGTAATTTcaaattttacataaaaaataatttagaatTATTGATAACAACGAATAAATATCAAGATACAAACACTatttaaaatatcatttataaaaaagtatttaaaaatatataataagtattagtgatatattataattatttatttaattctaacatCACAAGATGAATgacattatttttattctaaatttTACATATATTTACCTCTATCTTACATCATTTACCTTTCAATTAGATGTGTcacaaatattatataaattttataaactttaaaacaattattttatattctaaTCAAAAGTATTCTAATCAAAAgttgaaaatatttataataatatattcgaCAATATAATATAGTATActgtgcatcgcacgggtagacgtctagtataatataatttattaaattgattatgttttaaaaaaagacTAGTACGTGAAAGaaaaaactatttaatatttaagcCAGGATCCATTAATATATGGTAAGTCTAAAACACTTTCACCTAATCTTAGTTATCAATATCAATCAAATTTTATCTATCCAACTCAAAAAATTAGGTAAAGTTGTCTTCGGTATAAGATGTATAGTTTTAAAACCCGAATTATTTGGGCGGACCGGAACAGTTAAACCATGAACCGGAGGGTAGAGAGATCCGATAAGATCATCGGACCATTATTACAATTGATCCAGGAAAATCCGGTGTGACCCGACCGGTTCACTGGTCTGACTAGTGAACAGGTGAAATTTTGatctctatttttattttcttaagttTTAGTGTCTTTgttttaaaatctaattttattaatatttataattatgtaaaaaaaattaataactaaataatattaaaattataaaaataaaatttttcgttaaattttaagaattaataacctttcaaaattattaaaatttggtTTTACAACTGCATCATAAATCACTATGGATTTTAAtttggttaaaaaaaattatatatatatatatatatatatatatatatatatatatatatatatatatatatatatatatatatatatatatatatatataatataattacaaTATTACAATTCTCATTaaacttatttattattaatctaataatataataatataataaatttaaaatattaaaaaaatagttataaTAATACTTTGAATTcacaaaagttaaaaaaaaaatcaaattataaaaaaaagtaaaactaTATTTTTCACATATATTA harbors:
- the LOC131630372 gene encoding uncharacterized protein LOC131630372 translates to MMAAAKATYYEAHEAKMLMIKEANVDAYEWLQAIPKHKWCKHAFPFYSKCDVLMNNLSESFNATILLQRDKPIITMFEWIRNYLMGRFATLREKVNAYKGYVMTKPLRRLDREIEKSASWIATYAGRLTFQVTHVLFTDSFVVDLEKHTCSCNYWELIGIPCRHVVAAIHRKVDDPVKYVHKCYLRTTYEHCYSEVITPLNGQNKWPKTAHPIIIPPLFKRGPGRPKKLRRREPDEANQTKWQRTNTSHRCKICFVLGHNKRTCKKNKQIVVVSAARTSQEAPTQEAPTQEAPTQEAPTQASQTSKKRGRPTGSINKKKKDKVAPKTKKSKTVEPECDAAANAVPDAVPEKDDVQADIPMQDDVPVPDSVPEKADVQADIPVQDADPVQDDVQDAVPVQDDVQDAPNTDINDSQSSLKKYCGIDAETLAKILDDDEILDVQPLNVDTSPVKRTVKTFVGKAPKVVKKTSKSTASSSSRPTCSEPVKKPIQKHKPKKIVDMGVQKRQSDRLRTIKTKNIPGPGKKPDDPLVIYEDEATSDQSMGGKQSEDWEAICKRMTQ
- the LOC131630365 gene encoding uncharacterized protein LOC131630365, producing MSKFKVIFYTRGKFVKDPELKYDGGDMYAFSGQDSDYWSFFEACDLVKSIDPEFDFEMVKMWWKHEAGSFEADLNPFRDDGDSAELAAYAVGHGAEVEIYCEPKPDEGELTFMEYVRQKGKGKACASEKEPLHECSGDSSDESIKDVHFDDSEEERMNGFEDDFEELVGVGKTSEVRSPPVTNNAVPNETDNNIFITDEMGKARVIEEEYMTDELDSGADDDSGDDRPCVIRFNAEESFTKDFVFKVGMEFRSLKQFKDAILEHNVLNGREVKFVKNDANRCRVVCKDKEKCDYTVLCSRVLTSTTFRIKTLYSKHKCGRQFFNRCAKADWVAKVIVDGLKNNTKMKLNDVVADVRLRYATEIPGCRAFKARQIARQIVEGDSSQQFNLLWSYGAELRRASPGNTFKLNTTCAGEGLNPRFEKCYMCFDGTKMALKKACRPFIGLDGCHLKHKYGGILLIAVGRDPNDQYLPIAFAVVENESKNTWSWFMKLLLEDIGDGR